GAACCCCCATGAACGCCATCCGCACCCTGATCCGCAACGAAGAAGGCGCTACCGCGGTGGAATACGGCCTGATGGCCTCGCTGATCGCCGGTGTGATCATCGCCG
This region of Fundidesulfovibrio magnetotacticus genomic DNA includes:
- a CDS encoding Flp family type IVb pilin; its protein translation is MNAIRTLIRNEEGATAVEYGLMASLIAGVIIA